The Bacteroidota bacterium genome contains a region encoding:
- a CDS encoding four helix bundle protein has product MATIKRFEDIEAWQQARVLCSEVYKITNEGPFVKDYKLRDQINGSSGSVMDNIAEGYERDGRKEFIQFLSIAKASCGEVRSQLYRAIDRNYITKERFEDLYNMSNKIGKMISGLMTYLKGSDYSGTKFNEPIVPYANQPET; this is encoded by the coding sequence ATGGCAACCATAAAACGATTTGAGGATATTGAAGCCTGGCAACAGGCCAGAGTGTTATGTAGTGAAGTCTACAAAATCACTAATGAAGGTCCGTTTGTTAAGGATTATAAACTGCGTGACCAGATCAACGGATCGTCCGGGTCAGTCATGGATAATATTGCCGAAGGTTATGAACGGGATGGCCGGAAGGAGTTTATCCAGTTTTTATCGATAGCAAAAGCTTCCTGTGGGGAGGTGAGATCACAATTATACCGGGCTATTGACAGAAATTACATTACAAAAGAAAGATTCGAAGACTTATATAATATGTCTAACAAAATAGGTAAAATGATTTCAGGTCTAATGACTTATTTAAAGGGTAGTGATTATTCGGGAACAAAATTTAATGAACCAATAGTTCCGTACGCTAACCAACCTGAAACTTGA
- the sufC gene encoding Fe-S cluster assembly ATPase SufC gives MLSIKNLKAGIEGKEILKGINLEVKPGEVHAIMGPNGSGKSTLSNVLAGRENYVVTEGEIKFKGKDLLEFSPEDRAREGLFLAFQYPVEIPGVSNVNFLKTAIAEIRQYKGLPPLEAKDFLKLLKEKQALVELQGTLANRSVNEGFSGGEKKRNEIFQMAMLEPTLAVLDETDSGLDIDALRIVANGVNKLRSKDRSFIVITHYQRLLEYIIPDFVHVLYNGRIVKSGTKELALELEEKGYDWIKDLSPVLPS, from the coding sequence ATGTTAAGCATAAAAAATCTGAAAGCCGGTATTGAAGGAAAGGAAATCCTGAAAGGGATTAACCTGGAAGTGAAGCCCGGTGAAGTTCATGCCATCATGGGTCCTAATGGCTCAGGCAAAAGTACATTGAGTAATGTGTTAGCCGGCCGCGAGAATTATGTTGTAACGGAAGGCGAAATAAAATTTAAGGGAAAAGATCTCCTCGAATTTTCTCCTGAAGACCGCGCACGCGAAGGATTGTTTCTTGCATTCCAATATCCTGTGGAAATTCCAGGAGTTAGCAATGTTAATTTTTTAAAAACAGCTATAGCTGAGATCCGTCAATACAAAGGACTCCCGCCGTTGGAAGCAAAAGACTTTTTGAAATTGTTAAAAGAAAAACAAGCTTTGGTTGAATTACAAGGCACGCTCGCTAATCGTTCTGTGAATGAAGGATTTTCCGGTGGCGAAAAAAAACGAAATGAAATTTTTCAAATGGCAATGTTAGAGCCAACGCTTGCTGTGCTTGATGAAACTGATTCCGGGCTTGACATTGATGCGCTTCGTATTGTTGCCAATGGTGTAAATAAGCTACGTTCAAAAGACAGGTCGTTTATTGTCATTACTCACTACCAGCGCTTACTTGAATATATAATCCCCGATTTTGTGCATGTATTATATAATGGACGCATTGTAAAATCAGGCACAAAAGAATTAGCATTGGAACTTGAAGAAAAGGGATATGATTGGATCAAAGACCTTAGCCCTGTTCTCCCC